A region of Nostoc sp. 'Peltigera membranacea cyanobiont' N6 DNA encodes the following proteins:
- a CDS encoding Npun_F0494 family protein, with product MAAVDSQNPNIFVYPQSTVERAERSLVCSPFNLSLFEVMGHQSVSLTAIALDNGLKQGYTKRPLSELACDNALGWLIQVGVLRREVDGQGITDSFRLTPLGRQLVEQYQGKNWRTPSWRDRLFDAVIRWLRIPF from the coding sequence ATGGCTGCTGTTGATTCCCAAAACCCAAATATTTTTGTCTATCCTCAAAGCACAGTAGAAAGAGCCGAGCGATCGCTAGTGTGTTCACCCTTCAATTTATCTTTATTTGAAGTTATGGGACACCAGAGTGTTTCATTAACTGCGATCGCCTTAGACAATGGACTCAAGCAAGGCTATACTAAGCGCCCTTTATCAGAATTAGCCTGTGATAACGCCTTGGGTTGGCTGATTCAAGTGGGTGTATTGCGGCGAGAAGTCGATGGTCAGGGGATTACAGATAGTTTTCGCCTCACTCCCTTGGGTCGTCAGTTAGTGGAACAATACCAGGGAAAAAATTGGCGGACACCTTCATGGCGCGATCGTTTATTTGATGCTGTGATTCGTTGGTTGCGGATACCCTTTTAG
- a CDS encoding type II toxin-antitoxin system VapC family toxin, with the protein MTIPVRCVVDASVSVKQFIPDPLTAKVNQLFAHLAYPETEIFVPDLFYIECANVLWKYARAGSYDVSLIQGNLASLKAFPLRVVSTADLMADAVAIALNYGISAYDGSYVALSQQVGATLLTLDGKLVKAIAASSYNICSFNDFEVPPLEST; encoded by the coding sequence ATGACAATTCCTGTTAGGTGCGTTGTGGATGCTAGTGTGTCCGTTAAGCAATTTATTCCCGATCCGCTAACAGCCAAGGTTAATCAACTGTTTGCTCACCTTGCCTATCCCGAAACAGAAATCTTTGTACCTGACCTGTTTTACATTGAGTGTGCAAACGTTTTGTGGAAGTATGCTCGTGCAGGTAGTTACGATGTTTCTCTGATTCAAGGGAATTTAGCTAGTCTCAAAGCTTTTCCGTTGCGTGTTGTCTCCACGGCTGATTTGATGGCGGATGCAGTTGCGATCGCATTAAATTATGGAATCTCCGCCTACGATGGCTCTTATGTTGCACTTTCACAGCAGGTAGGTGCTACTTTGCTGACTCTCGACGGTAAGCTAGTAAAGGCAATAGCCGCTTCATCTTATAATATTTGCTCGTTTAATGACTTCGAGGTTCCGCCGTTGGAGTCAACATAA
- a CDS encoding 2Fe-2S iron-sulfur cluster-binding protein, with product MVVRVRFLPDDITVDAEVGEAILDVADRAGVFIPTGCLMGSCHACTVELDDGEIIRACITAVPPREELTINLFSDPTW from the coding sequence ATGGTTGTTCGCGTCCGTTTTTTACCAGATGATATTACAGTAGATGCCGAAGTGGGAGAAGCCATTTTGGATGTAGCAGACCGGGCTGGGGTATTTATTCCCACCGGTTGTCTCATGGGGTCTTGTCACGCTTGTACCGTCGAGTTAGACGATGGAGAAATCATCCGCGCTTGTATCACCGCAGTCCCGCCACGCGAGGAATTGACGATTAATTTGTTTAGCGATCCAACTTGGTAA
- a CDS encoding FitA-like ribbon-helix-helix domain-containing protein yields MATLYVRNLPDDLYAKLQELAASEHRSINAQVITLLEQALKTEAQQTEEERRKNVPKLLEEIRLRREKLPTDIEWPDSTAMIREDRDR; encoded by the coding sequence ATGGCTACCCTTTATGTAAGAAATTTACCCGATGATTTGTATGCAAAGCTGCAAGAGTTAGCGGCATCTGAACACCGTTCCATTAACGCCCAAGTTATAACTCTGTTAGAACAAGCTTTAAAAACTGAAGCACAGCAAACAGAAGAAGAAAGACGAAAGAATGTGCCAAAACTTTTAGAGGAAATCCGTCTTCGCCGTGAAAAGCTACCAACTGATATCGAATGGCCTGACAGCACTGCCATGATTAGAGAAGATCGGGACAGATGA
- a CDS encoding o-succinylbenzoate synthase, with amino-acid sequence MRYQFEFRPYQRRFLRSLTTNHGKWDIREGIILRLTDETLKVGWGEIAPISWFGSETLEQALDFCRQLPGEITDEIIFSIPDELPACQFGFESAWEMGSGGDNFITPNSSLFYSALLPSGEAALNQWETLWQQGYRTFKWKIGVDAIAHELEIFESLIHTLPAFTKLRLDANGGLSYEEANLWLRSCDNLKANPELPIEIEFIEQPLPVEQFQQMLELSTSYKTAIALDESVATLAQLTACHQQGWRGVFVIKPGIVGSPSRLRKFCHQYLIDTVFSSVFETAIARLAALQLAAELSQNNRAIGFGIDHFFEQEETWLQSLWKDL; translated from the coding sequence ATGCGTTATCAATTTGAATTTCGTCCATATCAGCGAAGATTTTTGCGATCGCTTACCACTAATCATGGTAAGTGGGATATTCGTGAAGGTATTATCCTCCGTCTCACCGATGAAACTCTCAAAGTCGGCTGGGGAGAAATCGCCCCCATTAGCTGGTTTGGTTCCGAAACCCTAGAACAAGCCTTAGATTTTTGTCGCCAACTCCCAGGAGAAATCACAGACGAGATAATTTTCTCCATCCCAGATGAGTTACCCGCTTGTCAATTTGGCTTTGAGTCAGCGTGGGAGATGGGAAGTGGGGGAGATAATTTTATAACTCCTAACTCCTCACTCTTCTACAGTGCCTTATTACCATCTGGTGAAGCGGCTTTAAATCAATGGGAAACTTTATGGCAGCAGGGATATCGCACGTTCAAGTGGAAAATTGGTGTGGATGCGATCGCTCATGAACTAGAAATTTTTGAATCACTGATACACACCTTACCAGCCTTTACCAAACTGCGATTAGATGCCAACGGTGGACTCAGCTATGAAGAAGCTAACTTATGGCTGCGGAGTTGCGACAATCTCAAGGCAAATCCAGAACTACCCATAGAAATTGAATTTATCGAACAACCGCTACCCGTTGAACAATTTCAGCAGATGTTGGAATTGAGTACGAGTTATAAAACTGCGATCGCTTTAGATGAATCTGTCGCCACACTTGCACAACTCACCGCCTGTCATCAACAAGGTTGGCGAGGGGTTTTTGTCATCAAACCTGGGATAGTCGGATCGCCATCTCGTTTGAGAAAGTTTTGCCACCAGTATCTAATTGATACTGTATTTTCATCAGTATTTGAAACTGCGATCGCTAGACTTGCAGCACTCCAACTAGCAGCCGAATTATCCCAAAACAACAGGGCAATTGGTTTTGGTATCGACCATTTTTTTGAACAAGAAGAAACCTGGCTTCAAAGTTTATGGAAAGACCTTTAA
- the menA gene encoding 2-carboxy-1,4-naphthoquinone phytyltransferase, with product MTTKQILYPNTKLWMAAIKPPMYSVAIMPIWVGTAVAYAETKMFNGVVFSTFVAAAILILAWENISNDVFDSETGIDQNKHHSLVNLTGNKPLIFWIGNLCLGLGLLGILAIAYWQQDLTVIGIILLCCGLGYTYQGPPFRLGYQGLGEIICFFAFGPLAVEAAYYSQTQTWSMTSLAASAIVGIATTLILFCSHFHQVKDDIAAGKRSPIVRLGTQKGAQLLVWFTGSIYPLTLLFVLLGISPVWTLLSWVSLPFAVKLCRHVQENHNQPDKVSNCKFIAVAVHFWACSLLGLGFML from the coding sequence CACTAAGTTATGGATGGCAGCGATTAAACCGCCAATGTACAGCGTTGCCATTATGCCTATTTGGGTAGGAACAGCAGTAGCTTATGCTGAAACTAAAATGTTCAATGGTGTAGTATTTTCTACTTTTGTAGCTGCGGCAATCTTAATTCTTGCCTGGGAAAATATCAGTAATGATGTCTTTGATTCTGAAACAGGTATCGATCAAAATAAGCACCATTCTCTGGTGAACTTAACAGGCAATAAGCCATTAATATTTTGGATCGGAAATTTGTGTTTAGGTTTGGGGTTGCTGGGCATACTAGCGATCGCATATTGGCAACAAGACCTAACTGTTATCGGTATAATACTGCTGTGCTGCGGTTTAGGCTACACCTACCAAGGGCCTCCCTTTCGCTTAGGATATCAGGGTTTAGGCGAGATTATTTGCTTTTTTGCCTTTGGCCCCTTAGCAGTGGAGGCAGCCTACTACAGCCAAACTCAAACTTGGTCAATGACAAGTTTAGCAGCCTCAGCGATCGTTGGGATTGCCACAACCTTAATTTTGTTTTGCTCACACTTTCACCAAGTTAAGGATGACATAGCCGCAGGGAAGCGATCGCCTATCGTCCGTCTGGGAACCCAAAAAGGGGCCCAACTCCTAGTTTGGTTTACTGGTAGTATTTATCCCCTCACCTTGCTATTTGTACTATTGGGGATTTCTCCAGTTTGGACATTGCTGAGTTGGGTGAGTTTACCCTTTGCTGTCAAATTATGCCGCCATGTCCAAGAGAATCACAATCAGCCTGACAAAGTTAGTAACTGTAAATTCATCGCCGTAGCCGTGCATTTCTGGGCTTGCTCGTTGTTGGGATTGGGATTTATGCTTTAA
- a CDS encoding ABC transporter ATP-binding protein produces the protein MAPAVLIQNLQKRYGTVVAVQDVSFQVEPGEIFGLLGPNGAGKTTTLRALCTLTTPDAGKIEVSGISVLDNPRVARQRLGYVAQEVAIDKVLTGKELLQLQAALYHLPRAVAKQRIETVLDLLGLQEYANKKTGTYSGGLRKRLDLAAGLLHAPDVLVLDEPTVGLDIETRFVVWEFLRKLRASGTTVVITSHYLEEIDALADRVAIIDRGVVIASGTPSQLKDQVGGDRITLRIREFSPIEEAEIAKNLLQTLPFVQEAIVNSAQGNSLNLVVTPQNDVLINIQQVLNTAGLPIFGIAQSRPSLDDVYLAATGRTLMDAELAAVATRDPKAEKKQLMR, from the coding sequence ATGGCTCCCGCCGTTTTAATTCAGAATCTGCAAAAACGTTACGGTACAGTGGTTGCCGTTCAGGATGTTTCTTTTCAAGTCGAGCCAGGTGAAATCTTTGGTTTACTTGGCCCCAACGGTGCTGGGAAAACTACAACCTTGCGTGCCTTATGTACGCTGACCACACCGGATGCTGGCAAAATCGAAGTATCTGGCATCTCTGTGTTAGATAATCCGAGAGTGGCAAGACAACGACTAGGCTATGTTGCTCAGGAAGTCGCTATAGATAAGGTGTTAACTGGAAAAGAATTGCTGCAATTGCAAGCAGCACTTTATCACCTTCCACGCGCAGTAGCTAAACAACGCATTGAGACGGTATTAGATTTACTCGGTTTACAAGAATACGCCAATAAAAAGACAGGAACTTATTCTGGCGGTTTACGCAAGCGCCTAGACTTGGCTGCTGGGTTGCTCCATGCACCAGATGTTCTGGTATTGGATGAGCCAACTGTGGGACTTGACATAGAGACACGTTTTGTGGTTTGGGAATTCCTCAGAAAATTACGCGCCTCTGGGACAACGGTAGTAATTACCAGCCATTATTTAGAAGAAATTGACGCTTTAGCCGATCGCGTGGCAATTATAGATCGGGGTGTGGTGATTGCTTCTGGGACACCTTCACAATTAAAAGATCAAGTAGGGGGCGATCGCATCACCTTGCGAATCCGCGAGTTTTCCCCCATTGAGGAAGCAGAAATTGCCAAAAACCTCTTGCAAACTTTGCCCTTTGTCCAAGAAGCGATCGTCAACAGCGCTCAAGGTAATTCCCTCAACTTGGTGGTGACACCTCAAAACGATGTTCTCATTAATATACAGCAAGTGCTGAATACTGCTGGCTTGCCCATATTTGGCATTGCCCAATCTCGCCCCAGCCTCGATGACGTTTACCTCGCAGCTACAGGACGCACCCTGATGGATGCAGAACTCGCAGCCGTTGCCACTCGCGATCCCAAAGCTGAGAAAAAGCAGCTTATGAGATAG
- a CDS encoding TIGR04168 family protein, whose product MTSQKTQSINLKIAVVGDIHDQWEVEDGVALKHLGVDLVLFVGDFGNESVEVVRAIASLDIPKAAVMGNHDAWYTATEWGRKKAPYDRSKEDWVQEQLDLLGPSHVGYGKLDFPAWNLTVVGGRPFTWGGPEWKFAEICKERYGVTSLEESADRIVKAIKSAAYETIIFLGHNGPSGLGDRPEDPCGKDWHPIGGDFGDPDLGEAISQALTAGKTIPLVTFGHMHRDLRHTKKVQRKPIFRSPEGTIYLNAASVPRIVENDGEKLRNFSIVTLEAGVVSQVSLVWVGNDFQVAKGEILYERSRIVS is encoded by the coding sequence ATGACCAGTCAGAAAACTCAATCGATAAACCTCAAAATTGCTGTAGTTGGAGATATTCACGACCAATGGGAAGTGGAAGATGGCGTTGCACTCAAGCATTTGGGTGTTGACTTAGTGCTGTTTGTCGGGGATTTTGGCAACGAGTCGGTGGAAGTGGTCAGAGCGATCGCATCTCTCGATATTCCCAAAGCAGCCGTGATGGGCAACCACGATGCTTGGTATACCGCCACCGAATGGGGACGCAAAAAAGCTCCTTATGACCGCTCTAAGGAAGACTGGGTACAGGAACAACTCGATTTATTAGGCCCGTCCCATGTCGGTTACGGTAAGTTGGATTTTCCCGCTTGGAATTTAACTGTAGTGGGGGGTCGTCCCTTTACCTGGGGTGGCCCAGAGTGGAAATTCGCGGAAATCTGTAAAGAACGTTACGGTGTGACGAGTTTGGAAGAATCCGCCGATCGCATCGTGAAAGCGATCAAAAGCGCCGCTTACGAGACAATTATATTTTTGGGTCACAATGGGCCTAGTGGGTTAGGCGATCGCCCCGAAGACCCCTGCGGTAAAGACTGGCACCCAATTGGCGGCGACTTTGGCGATCCAGATTTGGGCGAGGCGATTTCTCAAGCCTTGACTGCTGGTAAAACCATTCCTCTGGTGACATTTGGTCACATGCACCGAGATTTACGCCATACCAAGAAGGTGCAGCGCAAGCCCATCTTTAGAAGTCCAGAGGGGACAATTTACTTAAATGCGGCTAGTGTCCCCAGGATTGTGGAAAATGACGGCGAGAAGTTGCGTAATTTTTCCATTGTCACCCTAGAGGCGGGTGTGGTTTCGCAAGTTTCCCTAGTTTGGGTGGGGAATGACTTTCAGGTAGCTAAGGGGGAAATTTTGTACGAGCGATCGCGGATTGTGTCGTAG
- a CDS encoding peroxiredoxin produces the protein MPLAVGTDAPAFTAKDTNGNTVSLSDFAGKTVVLYFYPKDDTPGCTKQACSFRDAQSKYQGKDVVVLGVSADDEVSHQAFTQKYNLNFPLLADSDKSLITAFDVDGGGYAKRVTYVIDPNGKITHVDTAVNTTTHAGDILAALGL, from the coding sequence ATGCCTCTAGCAGTTGGTACGGATGCACCTGCATTTACCGCCAAAGATACAAACGGCAACACAGTCTCGTTATCTGACTTTGCTGGTAAGACCGTTGTTTTGTATTTTTACCCCAAAGATGACACGCCAGGCTGCACCAAACAAGCCTGTAGTTTTCGGGATGCCCAATCTAAGTATCAAGGTAAAGATGTTGTAGTATTAGGAGTCAGTGCTGATGATGAGGTTTCTCATCAAGCATTTACCCAAAAATACAATTTGAATTTTCCCCTACTGGCTGATTCCGACAAATCCCTCATCACAGCTTTCGATGTGGATGGCGGCGGTTATGCCAAGCGCGTCACCTATGTAATTGACCCCAATGGTAAAATTACCCATGTAGACACTGCTGTAAATACTACCACCCATGCTGGCGATATTTTAGCTGCACTTGGGCTGTAG
- the cobQ gene encoding cobyric acid synthase CobQ yields the protein MKSIMVVGTTSHAGKSLLTTAICRILSRRGWRVAPFKGQNMALNAYVTANGGEIGYAQAVQAWAAGVVPWVEMNPILLKPQGDMTSQVIIKGRSVGKVSASDYYEQYFDLGWKTIEESLQHLGTEFDMVVCEGAGSPAEINLKHRDLTNMRVAKYLNAPTMLVVDIDRGGAFAHVVGTLELLEPDERALIKGVVINKFRGQRSLLDSGIKWLEERTGIPVVGVIPYMQDVFSTEDSLDLLERQSSSSKAQTDLNIAVIRLPRIANFTDFDPLESESTVSVKYLSPKQDLGHPDAVIIPGTKTTIADLLLLQKSGMAEAIQNYAASGGTVLGICGGYQMLGQIIADPEGIEGQAGRFQGLNLLPIRTVITGQKIARQRQVSSNYPQQGLPVNGFEIHQGRSRIEQQGVDPQSYHALFDDINLGLVDSCQSVWGSYLHGLFDNGPWRRAWLNRLRQQRGLKSLPTGVANYREQREQILDSLATEVESHLDLTPFLS from the coding sequence ATGAAATCAATTATGGTGGTGGGGACAACATCCCATGCAGGGAAATCACTTTTAACTACAGCTATTTGTCGGATTCTGTCACGGCGTGGTTGGCGGGTGGCTCCCTTTAAAGGTCAAAATATGGCTTTAAATGCTTATGTAACTGCCAATGGGGGAGAAATTGGCTATGCCCAAGCAGTACAAGCTTGGGCTGCGGGAGTCGTACCTTGGGTAGAAATGAACCCAATTTTACTTAAACCCCAAGGGGATATGACTTCCCAAGTAATTATCAAAGGTAGGTCTGTAGGTAAAGTGAGTGCTTCAGATTACTACGAGCAATATTTTGACCTGGGGTGGAAGACAATTGAAGAATCGCTACAGCATTTAGGAACAGAATTTGACATGGTGGTTTGTGAAGGTGCCGGTAGTCCCGCAGAGATTAACCTTAAGCACCGCGATTTAACTAATATGCGGGTGGCAAAATATTTGAATGCGCCAACGATGTTAGTAGTTGACATCGATCGCGGTGGTGCTTTTGCCCATGTGGTAGGAACCTTAGAGTTATTGGAACCAGATGAACGCGCTCTAATTAAGGGTGTAGTAATTAACAAATTTCGAGGACAGCGATCGCTCCTAGATTCGGGAATAAAATGGTTAGAAGAACGGACAGGTATTCCTGTTGTCGGTGTTATACCTTACATGCAAGATGTGTTTTCGACCGAAGACTCCCTTGATTTGCTAGAACGTCAATCGTCGTCGAGTAAAGCTCAAACTGACCTCAATATTGCCGTTATCCGCTTACCAAGAATTGCCAATTTCACCGACTTTGATCCACTGGAATCAGAAAGCACGGTTTCAGTAAAATATCTCAGTCCCAAGCAAGATTTAGGACATCCTGATGCCGTAATTATTCCAGGTACAAAGACCACAATTGCTGATTTACTACTGCTGCAAAAAAGCGGTATGGCAGAAGCTATTCAAAACTATGCGGCTTCTGGGGGTACTGTTTTAGGTATCTGCGGTGGCTATCAAATGCTCGGTCAAATCATCGCCGATCCAGAAGGGATAGAAGGGCAAGCTGGCAGATTTCAGGGGTTAAATCTTTTACCAATTAGAACTGTAATTACCGGACAAAAAATCGCCCGCCAGCGCCAAGTTAGCTCAAATTATCCACAACAAGGCTTACCAGTCAATGGCTTTGAAATTCACCAAGGGCGATCGCGCATCGAACAGCAAGGTGTAGACCCTCAATCCTACCATGCCCTATTTGACGATATTAATTTAGGATTAGTAGATAGTTGTCAATCAGTGTGGGGTAGTTACCTCCACGGGCTTTTTGACAATGGTCCTTGGCGACGCGCTTGGTTAAATCGCCTCCGTCAACAGCGCGGTTTAAAATCTTTGCCCACCGGTGTTGCTAACTACCGCGAACAGCGAGAGCAGATTTTAGATTCCTTAGCCACTGAAGTCGAAAGTCATTTAGACTTAACTCCATTTTTGTCTTAA
- the nadA gene encoding quinolinate synthase NadA: MFTTALAQRENTQLGELPLDLFAAIQSLKKELNAVILAHYYQEPDIQDIADFIGDSLQLARAAEKTNADVIVFAGVHFMAETAKILNPDKLVLLPDLDAGCSLADSCPPEAFAAFKAAHPDHIVVSYINCSADIKAMSDIICTSSNAVKIVQQIPKEQPIIFAPDRNLGRYVMEQTGRDLVLWQGSCVVHETFSEKKIVQLKIAHPEAEAIAHPECESSVLRHASFIGSTAALLKYCQSSPTKEFIVATEPGIIHQMQKLAPDKHFIPAPPMNNCACNECPFMRLNTLEKLYWAMKNRTPEITMSEDIRLAALRPMQRMLEMSV, translated from the coding sequence GTGTTTACCACTGCACTAGCTCAACGAGAAAACACCCAACTGGGTGAACTACCACTAGATTTGTTTGCCGCGATTCAGAGTCTCAAAAAAGAACTCAACGCCGTTATCCTGGCGCATTATTATCAAGAGCCAGATATTCAGGATATTGCCGACTTTATTGGGGATTCATTACAACTAGCAAGAGCCGCCGAAAAAACCAATGCGGATGTGATAGTCTTTGCTGGCGTTCACTTCATGGCCGAAACAGCAAAGATACTTAATCCCGATAAATTAGTACTTTTACCAGATTTGGATGCTGGTTGTTCTTTAGCAGATAGTTGTCCACCAGAGGCGTTTGCAGCTTTTAAAGCAGCGCATCCAGATCATATAGTGGTATCTTACATCAACTGTTCTGCTGATATCAAGGCGATGAGCGATATTATTTGCACTAGTTCCAATGCTGTGAAAATTGTGCAACAGATACCGAAAGAACAGCCGATTATTTTTGCCCCAGATCGGAATTTGGGGCGGTATGTGATGGAACAGACGGGACGAGATTTGGTGCTATGGCAAGGTAGCTGTGTTGTCCATGAAACCTTTTCGGAAAAGAAAATTGTCCAGTTAAAAATTGCCCATCCCGAAGCAGAGGCGATCGCACACCCAGAATGTGAAAGTAGTGTATTGCGCCACGCCAGCTTTATTGGCTCTACAGCCGCTTTACTCAAGTATTGTCAAAGCAGCCCCACCAAAGAATTTATCGTTGCGACAGAGCCGGGAATCATTCACCAAATGCAAAAACTAGCTCCTGACAAGCACTTCATTCCTGCACCGCCGATGAATAACTGCGCTTGTAACGAATGTCCGTTTATGCGGTTAAACACCCTAGAAAAGCTTTACTGGGCAATGAAAAATCGCACTCCCGAAATCACCATGTCAGAGGATATTCGCCTTGCTGCACTGCGACCAATGCAACGAATGCTGGAGATGAGCGTGTAA
- a CDS encoding 2-succinylbenzoate--CoA ligase, giving the protein MERPLNYLNNLAQDDWLIGYDSRKFNQIAQELYLELTQLSTCGTPPIIILAEREPIGFLASFIAACAANCPVFLCNPDWGTQEWQQVFDLVKPDIILGIGNREWGIGNGNNYQCPMPNHIMIPTGGSSGQMKFAIHTWETLTASVQGFTEYFQLKQVNSFCMLPLYHVSGLMQFIRSFTTGGKLAIQAFKDVESGKIFNIKQSEYFISLVPTQLQRLLQNPELTEWLSQFNTVLLGGAPAWNELLEKARFHRIRLAPTYGMTETASQIATLKPDDFLRGKISSGQILPHAKVTIRNQQGEILNSNQIGNITIYAQSLALAYYPITRENQTDFQVDDLGFLDDEGHLNIVGRDSDKIITGGENIYPAEIESAIQATQMVADICVIGIPDKHWGEALTAIYIPKKSDTSALNIQTLLKDKLSKFKIPKYWIPQQNLPRNSQGKINRQQLQQIATEFLQNPIT; this is encoded by the coding sequence ATGGAAAGACCTTTAAACTATCTTAATAACCTGGCTCAGGATGATTGGCTTATCGGTTATGACAGCCGTAAATTTAATCAAATAGCTCAAGAATTATATTTAGAACTAACACAACTATCAACGTGCGGAACGCCACCAATAATCATCTTAGCTGAACGCGAACCAATAGGGTTTCTAGCAAGTTTTATTGCCGCTTGTGCAGCTAATTGCCCAGTTTTTCTTTGTAACCCTGATTGGGGAACACAAGAATGGCAACAAGTCTTTGATTTAGTAAAACCAGACATTATTTTGGGAATAGGGAATAGGGAATGGGGAATAGGGAATGGAAATAATTACCAATGCCCAATGCCCAATCACATCATGATTCCTACAGGTGGTTCATCGGGACAGATGAAATTTGCAATTCATACTTGGGAAACTCTCACAGCATCAGTACAAGGGTTTACAGAATATTTTCAACTAAAACAGGTCAATTCATTTTGTATGTTGCCGTTATATCACGTTAGCGGTTTAATGCAATTTATACGTTCTTTCACCACCGGAGGCAAACTAGCTATTCAAGCATTTAAAGATGTAGAATCTGGTAAAATATTTAATATTAAACAATCAGAATATTTCATATCTTTAGTACCAACGCAGTTACAAAGACTCCTGCAAAATCCAGAATTAACTGAATGGCTATCCCAATTTAATACAGTACTTTTGGGAGGTGCGCCAGCATGGAACGAACTACTAGAAAAAGCCAGATTTCACCGCATCAGGTTAGCACCAACCTATGGCATGACAGAAACCGCGTCTCAAATTGCTACCCTAAAACCAGATGATTTTCTGAGAGGTAAAATTAGCAGTGGTCAAATTCTTCCCCATGCCAAAGTAACTATTCGCAATCAGCAAGGCGAGATTTTAAATTCCAATCAAATCGGAAATATCACCATTTACGCTCAATCTTTAGCCCTTGCTTACTATCCGATAACCAGAGAAAATCAAACTGATTTCCAAGTAGACGATTTAGGTTTTCTAGATGATGAAGGTCATTTAAATATAGTCGGACGTGACAGCGACAAAATTATTACGGGTGGAGAAAATATTTATCCCGCAGAGATTGAATCAGCTATACAAGCAACTCAAATGGTTGCTGATATTTGTGTCATCGGCATCCCAGATAAACACTGGGGAGAAGCCTTAACAGCGATTTACATTCCCAAAAAATCAGATACCTCTGCCTTAAACATTCAAACCCTACTCAAAGACAAACTCAGTAAATTTAAAATCCCTAAATATTGGATTCCCCAGCAAAACTTACCCCGTAACTCCCAAGGTAAAATTAACCGCCAACAGCTACAGCAAATAGCCACAGAATTCCTCCAAAATCCCATCACATAA
- a CDS encoding ABC transporter permease produces the protein MSVTPKTDINWQPITLPQADANAAPNFYAELIQETLALTRRLFIQLQRRPSSLVAGIIQPVMWLILFGALFQNAPKGIFGNTTTNYGQFLAAGIIVFTAFAGALNAGLPVMFDREFGFLNRLLVAPLASRFSIVFASAIFIISQSLLQAAVIVAAAAFLGAGLPDAVGLSAIALIVLLLALGVTAISLGLAFALPGHIELIAVIFVTNLPLLFASTALAPLSFMPQWLQVVATLNPLSYAIEPIRYLYLHSSWGLGSIVMQAPWGDVTFGGALLVLFGFALVALLSIQPQLRRTLA, from the coding sequence ATGAGCGTTACTCCTAAAACTGATATCAATTGGCAGCCGATAACATTGCCACAAGCAGATGCTAATGCTGCACCTAACTTTTACGCTGAATTGATACAAGAGACGTTGGCTTTAACTCGTCGCTTGTTTATTCAGCTGCAACGTCGTCCCTCATCTTTGGTTGCCGGAATTATTCAGCCAGTCATGTGGTTGATACTGTTTGGTGCTTTGTTCCAAAATGCCCCCAAGGGTATATTTGGCAATACAACAACCAATTACGGACAATTTTTAGCTGCCGGTATTATTGTATTTACAGCCTTTGCCGGGGCGCTGAATGCTGGTTTACCCGTAATGTTTGACCGTGAGTTCGGCTTTTTGAATCGTTTGCTGGTAGCACCGTTAGCATCGCGGTTTTCTATTGTCTTCGCTTCGGCAATCTTCATCATCAGCCAAAGTTTGCTGCAAGCAGCCGTGATTGTAGCGGCAGCAGCATTTTTGGGCGCTGGACTACCCGATGCAGTTGGTTTAAGTGCGATCGCTCTCATTGTCTTGCTCTTAGCTTTGGGTGTAACAGCCATCTCTCTCGGCTTGGCTTTCGCCCTACCCGGACACATTGAATTGATTGCAGTAATTTTTGTCACCAACCTGCCATTATTATTTGCTAGTACTGCTTTGGCTCCTTTATCCTTCATGCCTCAGTGGTTACAGGTTGTGGCTACCCTGAATCCTCTCAGCTATGCGATCGAACCCATTCGCTATCTGTATCTCCACAGTAGTTGGGGATTAGGTAGCATCGTAATGCAAGCTCCTTGGGGTGATGTTACCTTTGGGGGAGCATTGCTAGTGTTGTTTGGCTTTGCCCTTGTCGCCTTATTGAGCATTCAACCCCAACTGCGTCGGACTCTTGCTTAA